The following are encoded together in the Zygosaccharomyces rouxii strain CBS732 chromosome C complete sequence genome:
- the RVB1 gene encoding RuvB family ATP-dependent DNA helicase pontin (highly similar to uniprot|Q03940 Saccharomyces cerevisiae YDR190C RVB1 RUVB-like protein TIP49a Homologue): MVKISEVNDGDAANGSSVTGAARTAAHTHIKGLGLDENGSAKQVEGGFVGQIEAREACGVIVDLIKARKMSGRAILLAGGPSTGKTALALAISQELGPKVPFCPLVGSELYSVEVKKTEALMENFRRAIGLRIKETKEVYEGEVTELTPEDAENPLGGYGKTISHVIVGLKSAKGTKTLRLDPTIYESIQREKVSVGDVIYIEANTGAVKRVGRSDAYATEFDLETEEYVPLPKGEVHKKKEIVQDVTLHDLDIANARPQGGQDVISIMGQLLKPKKTEITEKLRQEVNKVVAKYIDQGVAELVPGVLFIDEVNMLDIEIFTYLNKALESSIAPVVVLASNRGMTTVRGTDDVVSPHGVPPDLIDRLLIVRTLPYVRDEVRAIIERRAKVENLQLEVAALDLLADMGAQTSLRYSVQLLAPSGILAGTAGRKEITVPDVEEARTLFLDAKRSTRILETNSNYL; the protein is encoded by the coding sequence ATGGTAAAGATTTCTGAAGTTAACGATGGTGATGCTGCTAATGGTAGCAGCGTAACTGGGGCTGCTCGTACTGCAGCTCATACGCATATCAAAGGCTTGGGCcttgatgaaaatggtagTGCAAAACAAGTTGAAGGTGGATTTGTAGGCCAGATAGAAGCTAGAGAAGCATGTGGTGTTATTGTGGACCTAATCAAGGCAAGGAAGATGTCAGGTAGAGCCATTTTACTTGCAGGTGGACCTTCTACTGGTAAGACTGCACTTGCGTTAGCCATTTCACAAGAACTGGGGCCCAAGGTTCCCTTCTGTCCACTCGTGGGTAGTGAACTGTATTCTGTAGAGGTTAAAAAGACAGAGGCATTGATGGAGAATTTTAGAAGAGCTATTGGATTGAGAATTAAAGAGACCAAGGAGGTCtatgaaggtgaagttACAGAATTGACACCCGAAGACGCAGAAAACCCATTGGGTGGATACGGTAAGACTATATCTCATGTCATCGTTGGATTAAAATCTGCCAAGGGTACAAAAACTTTGAGATTAGACCCTACGATCTACGAAAGTATTCAACGTGAAAAGGTTAGCGTTGGTGATGTGATATATATTGAAGCTAATACAGGTGCAGTCAAAAGAGTTGGTAGATCTGATGCATATGCAACTGAATTTGATCTGGAAACCGAAGAATATGTTCCATTGCCTAAGGGTGAAGTGcacaagaagaaagaaattgtacAAGACGTGACGTTGCACGACTTGGATATTGCTAATGCTAGACCTCAAGGTGGCCAAGATGTGATTTCTATCATGGGTCAACTTTTAAAACCTAAGAAGACTGAAAttactgaaaaattgagacAAGAGGTCAATAAAGTTGTGGCTAAGTATATTGATCAAGGTGTGGCAGAATTAGTACCTGGTGTTCTTTTCATCGATGAAGTTAACATGTTggatattgaaatttttactTATTTGAATAAGGCTTTAGAGTCTAGCATTGCACCTGTGGTCGTCTTAGCTTCGAATAGAGGTATGACTACAGTTCGTGGTACTGATGACGTTGTTTCTCCTCACGGTGTGCCTCCAGATTTGATAGACAGATTATTAATCGTTCGTACACTGCCTTACGTTAGAGACGAAGTTCGTGCTATCATTGAGAGAAGAGCTAAGGTGGAAAATTTACAGTTAGAAGTAGCGGCACTAGATCTGTTGGCAGATATGGGGGCACAAACTTCATTACGTTATTCTGTACAACTATTGGCACCTTCTGGTATTCTAGCAGGAACTGCTGGTcgtaaagaaattacagTGCCAGATGTGGAAGAAGCTAGAACTCTTTTCCTAGACGCTAAAAGATCCACTAGAATTTTAGAAACTAACAGTAATTACTTGTAG
- the ARV1 gene encoding sterol homeostasis protein ARV1 (similar to uniprot|Q2VQX3 Saccharomyces cerevisiae YLR242C), whose amino-acid sequence MICIECAQPADCLFTVYSNKHIQLTDCLHCQKVVDRYVEFDNVLLFIDLLLLKSGAYRHLVYNSLDHKLSLYVESKPPENGSLQWLRSWFHAIKNWLVKFDKLNRVWLLLIAFEIYLTWVIEERSFTVDFQLNEYDGIIGNNPIMERVFSWNPLNQYLYFTIYCVFDIWIVHNLTRFFIMNWIHWGQEVRNAKDVLSYAILLSYGAKIFPILMLIWPYDTVFSMNIIKCVANLYIIESLKAITNLPYSWILQVSAVVWILRWVLVNFVMTVLVAGGDWQFMKESFVNSATIYGALTLKLFMTNA is encoded by the coding sequence ATGATATGCATTGAATGTGCTCAACCAGCAGATTGCCTCTTCACAGTATACTCTAACAAGCACATCCAATTGACAGATTGTTTACACTGTCAAAAAGTGGTTGACCGTTATGTGGAATTTGACAATGTGCTTCTGTTCATAGATCTACTTCTATTGAAATCAGGAGCCTACAGACACCTTGTATATAATTCATTGGATCACAAATTGTCACTATATGTCGAATCTAAACCACCAGAAAATGGTTCGTTACAATGGTTAAGATCATGGTTCCATGcaataaagaattggttggtaaaatttgataaattgaataGAGTATGGCTCCTTTTGATCGCATTTGAGATTTATTTGACTTGGGTTATTGAGGAAAGAAGTTTTACTGTGGATTTCCAATTAAATGAATATGATGGAATTATTGGTAACAATCCTATAATGGAGAGAGTGTTCTCGTGGAATCCATTGAATCAATATCTTTACTTCACGATTTACTGCGTATTTGATATTTGGATAGTTCATAATCTGACTcgattcttcatcatgaATTGGATCCATTGGGGCCAGGAAGTGCGAAACGCTAAGGATGTTTTATCATACGCCATTCTACTGTCTTATGGTGCCAAAATTTTCCCCATATTGATGCTTATTTGGCCATACGATACAGTATTTTCCATGAATATAATAAAATGTGTGGCTAATCTGTATATAATCGAATCCCTCAAAGCCATTACCAATTTGCCATATAGCTGGATTCTACAAGTATCAGCCGTAGTATGGATACTAAGATGGGTACTAGTCAATTTTGTGATGACAGTACTCGTTGCAGGTGGCGATTGGCAATTTATGAAGGAAAGCTTCGTAAATTCGGCGACTATTTATGGTGCCCTTACGTTGAAATTATTCATGACAAACGCTTAA
- the GPN3 gene encoding putative signal sequence-binding GTPase GPN3 (highly similar to uniprot|Q06543 Saccharomyces cerevisiae YLR243W Protein required for cell viability), with amino-acid sequence MSRVGVMVLGPAGAGKSTFCNEIISHMQTIGRRAHIVNLDPAAEPNKYEFTVDIRDLISLEDVMEELDLGPNGALIYCFEYLMQNLDWLDEEIGDYNDEYLLFDCPGQIELYTHIPVLPNIAQHLQISLNFSLCATYLLEAPFIVDSSKFFSGSLSAMSAMILLELPHINILSKLDLIKDEYGRKKLKRFLNPDPLILTDEANKDTNPKFHHLNQCIAQLVDDFGMVQFLPLEAKNPDSVNTILSYIDDVTQWAENVEPKEPNDQIEIDEM; translated from the coding sequence ATGTCAAGAGTAGGTGTTATGGTATTAGGACCCGCAGGTGCGGGAAAGAGTACTTTTTGTAATGAAATTATATCACACATGCAAACTATTGGGAGAAGGGCTCATATTGTAAATTTAGATCCTGCTGCGGAACCAAACAAATACGAATTTACCGTTGATATCAGGGATCTAATTTCACTAGAAGATGTAATGGAAGAACTAGATTTAGGGCCTAACGGAGCATTGATTTACTGTTTTGAATACCTTATGCAAAACTTAGACTGgttagatgaagaaattggtgattATAACGATGAATATTTACTTTTCGACTGTCCTGGTCAAATCGAACTTTATACGCATATCCCAGTACTGCCCAATATTGCACAACATCTGCAGATATCGTTAAATTTTAGCCTCTGTGCAACTTATCTGCTAGAAGCACCATTTATTGTGGATAGttctaaattctttagTGGTTCACTATCAGCAATGTCTGCGATGATTCTGTTAGAGTTACCGCACATTAACATATTGAGCAAACTGGATTTAATTAAAGACGAATACGGtaggaaaaaattgaaaaggttTTTGAATCCTGACCCACTGATATTGACAGATGAAGCAAATAAAGACACTAATCCAAAGTTCCATCACTTAAATCAATGTATTGCTCAATTAGTGGACGATTTTGGTATGGTCcaatttttaccattagAGGCTAAAAATCCTGACAGTGTGAATACGATTTTATCCTACATCGATGATGTGACGCAATGGGCTGAAAATGTGGAACCAAAGGAACCTAACGATCAAAtagaaattgatgagatgTAA
- the SLY1 gene encoding syntaxin-binding protein (similar to uniprot|P22213 Saccharomyces cerevisiae YDR189W SLY1 Hydrophilic protein involved in vesicle trafficking between the ER and Golgi SM (Sec1/Munc-18) family protein that binds the tSNARE Sed5p and stimulates its assembly into a trans-SNARE membrane-protein complex), producing the protein MAETGQLTDDASLRDMQIAAILKMLFLNKDTADTNLEDTFNDEELQWKVLILDLKSTAIISSVLRVNDLLKAGVTVHSLINQTRASLPDVPAVYFVTPTQENIDKIVQDLKEDKYSDFYVNFTSILTRDLLEDFAKQVSVTGKADRIKQVFDQYLDFVVTEPELFSLELPHAYSLLNNPTSTEEMITSSCDHIADGLFNAVMTTGSVPIIRAPRGGAAEIVAEKLGGKLRDYVINTRSSDPSGLDSDSLERCVLVILDRSIDFTCMFAHSWIYQCMVFDVFKLARNTITIPVKGEEGQETQKKYDIEPDDFFWNGNSHLPFPEAAENVESALSAYKEEASEITRRTGVTNLNDLDPNSNSDTVQMQEVVKKLPQLTSRKNIIDIHMNIFAALLSQLESKSLDTFFEVEQDPDNTKARSRFAEILKDGKNNNLEDKLRTFVVLYLTSENGLPKDFVKEVEKYFQDHEYDISALKYVYKLRDLMQLSNKTLQNKSLEDGSNKLSTGNNLSLSGLYGLTEGRLHGGVGSLISGIKKLLPEKKTIPITNVVEAIMDPLNSSQKNLETTDAYLYFDPRITRGSHTRKPKRQSYNKSLVFVIGGGNYLEYQNLQEWAHSQLHNPKKLVYGSTDIVNPGDFLKEIAELGSSSN; encoded by the coding sequence ATGGCAGAAACTGGCCAATTGACAGATGATGCAAGTTTAAGGGATATGCAGATTGCTGCTATTCTCAAGATGCTGTTTCTCAACAAGGACACAGCGGACACCAATTTAGAAGACACTtttaatgatgaagagttACAATGGAAGGTTTTAATATTGGACTTGAAGAGTACTGCCATTATTTCATCTGTGCTAAGAGTTAACGATTTGTTGAAAGCCGGCGTCACTGTACATTCTTTGATTAATCAAACAAGGGCATCTCTACCAGATGTCCCAGCCGTTTACTTTGTTACTCCTACTCAagaaaatattgataaaattgtaCAAGATTTAAAAGAGGATAAATATTCAGACTTTTACGTGAATTTCACCTCTATTTTGACTAGAGACCTTTTAGAGGATTTTGCCAAACAGGTATCCGTTACCGGTAAAGCTGATAGAATTAAACAAGTGTTTGATCAATATCTAGATTTTGTCGTTACAGAACCAGAACTATTTTCATTAGAATTACCTCATGCCTATTCACTTCTGAACAACCCAACATCTACAGAAGAAATGATTACCTCCTCCTGTGATCATATAGCAGATGGGCTTTTCAATGCCGTAATGACCACCGGATCTGTCCCTATTATTAGGGCTCCTAGAGGAGGAGCAGCAGAAATAGTTGCTGAGAAACTAGGTGGCAAGCTACGTGACTACGTCATAAACACCAGGTCTTCAGATCCATCAGGATTGGATTCAGATTCTTTGGAGAGATGCGTTTTAGTGATATTGGATAGAAGCATCGATTTTACTTGCATGTTTGCCCACTCATGGATTTACCAATGTATGGTGTTCGACGTTTTCAAATTAGCAAGGAATACAATCACCATACCTGTGAAAGGTGAAGAGGGACAAGAAACGCagaaaaaatatgatatCGAACCAgatgatttcttttggAATGGTAACTCTCACCTACCATTTCCAGAGGCAGCAGAAAATGTGGAATCAGCTCTATCAGCCTATAAAGAGGAAGCCTCTGAAATTACAAGGAGAACTGGTGTAACCAATTTGAATGATTTAGACCCAAATTCCAACAGTGATACAGTACAAATGCAAGAAGTTGTGAAAAAACTGCCACAATTAACCTCAAGGAAAAACATCATCGACATTCACATGAACATTTTTGCCGCTCTGCTTTCTCAGCTAGAAAGTAAATCTCTAGATACTTTCTTCGAAGTGGAACAGGATCCTGACAACACCAAGGCAAGAAGTAGGTTCGCGGAAATTCTTAAGGATGGTAAAAACAATAATTTGGAGGACAAATTGAGAACGTTTGTTGTACTCTATCTAACTTCTGAAAATGGCTTACCAAAGGACTTTGTCAAAGAAGTCGAGAAGTATTTCCAAGATCATGAATATGACATTAGTGCATTGAAATACGTTTACAAATTAAGGGATCTCATGCAATTATCCAAtaaaactttacaaaaCAAATCGCTGGAAGACGGTAGCAATAAACTATCTACCGGTAATAACTTATCTCTATCAGGTCTTTATGGTCTTACCGAAGGAAGATTACACGGTGGTGTGGGCAGTTTAATATCGggaattaaaaaattgttgcCAGAAAAGAAGACCATCCCCATTACCAACGTCGTAGAAGCAATTATGGATCCGTTGAATAGTTCTCAGAAAAATCTGGAAACTACTGATGCCTACTTGTATTTTGATCCACGTATTACAAGAGGTTCTCACACCAGAAAGCCAAAGAGACAATCATACAACAAATCTCTCGTTTTCGtcattggtggtggtaactATCTAGAGTATCagaatttacaagaatGGGCACACTCTCAACTGCATAATCCTAAAAAATTGGTGTATGGTAGCACGGATATCGTAAATCCTGGTGATTTCCTCAAGGAAATCGCAGAATTGGGCTCTTCCTCTAATTAA
- the HST4 gene encoding NAD-dependent histone deacetylase HST4 (similar to uniprot|P53688 Saccharomyces cerevisiae YDR191W HST4 Member of the Sir2 family of NAD()-dependent protein deacetylases involved along with Hst3p in silencing at telomeres cell cycle progression radiation resistance genomic stability and short-chain fatty acid metabolism), with the protein MVQELVQEQTSVKPKRNETSRLPLTPPATVEKKQTDENANIAKVSPKKLLPQLKKSNRKPRLKYRPDPFSVFHLNDYLDGLDGDKDADFVRYALRHSKRIVTVAGAGISVAAGIPDFRSKTGLFKSLSGKKSTGLSSGKDLFDFNQVYSCDEMSIKFNGMITDLHRLAQESQSTAFHSMLNEIAAEGRLQRLYTQNIDGLDTRLTHLNTKIPLEKPAPVTIQLHGSINHVECNMCSKIDKLDPSIFKCNSEDTTNGTQVVPTCSQCEEYEAVRMVAGLRSKGVGKLRPRVVLYNEMHPEGDLIGEITSHDIKKKPDCLIVVGTSLQIPGVKQLCKQFVQTIRARKGIVLYLNKDLPSQSVLDSIGWVDLIVLGDCQDVSKLL; encoded by the coding sequence atggtacaagaattggtaCAAGAACAGACATCAGTAAAACCCAAAAGGAACGAAACCTCTAGGTTACCATTAACACCTCCAGCAACcgttgaaaagaaacagaCCGATGAGAATGCAAATATTGCTAAAGTGAGTCCCAAGAAGCTCCTTCCACAGCTGAAAAAAAGTAATAGGAAACCTAGACTCAAATATAGACCTGATCCGTTTTCAGTTTTCCACCTCAATGATTATTTGGATGGGTTAGACGGAGATAAAGATGCTGATTTTGTTAGATATGCATTGAGACATAGTAAAAGAATAGTAACCGTTGCAGGAGCTGGTATCTCTGTAGCGGCGGGCATTCCAGACTTTAGATCGAAAACAGGGCTGTTTAAATCGTTATCAGGTAAAAAGTCTACTGGTTTGTCCTCAGGTAAAGATTTGTTCGATTTCAACCAAGTTTATTCTtgtgatgagatgagtaTTAAGTTTAACGGTATGATTACAGATCTACATAGACTGGCACAGGAATCACAATCTACTGCTTTCCATTCCATGCTGAACGAAATTGCTGCCGAAGGTAGATTACAAAGATTGTATACTCAGAATATCGATGGATTGGACACGAGATTGACACATTTGAATACTAAAATACCGTTGGAAAAACCAGCACCAGTGACTATTCAATTGCATGGAAGCATCAACCACGTAGAATGCAATATGTGCTCCAAGATCGATAAATTGGACCCGTCAATTTTCAAGTGCAATTCAGAAGATACTACGAATGGAACTCAAGTGGTCCCCACTTGTTCACAATGTGAAGAGTACGAAGCTGTTAGAATGGTTGCAGGGCTGAGATCTAAAGGTGTGGGTAAATTGAGACCAAGAGTGGTTCTTTATAATGAAATGCATCCGGAAGGTGACTtaattggtgaaattacTTCACATGAtataaagaagaaaccCGATTGTCTGATAGTTGTTGGTACAAGTTTACAAATCCCCGGTGTCAAACAACTATGCAAGCAATTTGTTCAGACGATAAGGGCTCGCAAGGGAATCGTACTCTATTTGAATAAAGATCTACCGTCTCAAAGTGTCCTAGACTCCATCGGCTGGGTTGATTTAATTGTGCTTGGCGATTGCCAAGACGTATCCAAACTTCTTTAG
- the NUP42 gene encoding FG-nucleoporin NUP42 (weakly similar to uniprot|P49686 Saccharomyces cerevisiae YDR192C NUP42 Subunit of the nuclear pore complex (NPC) that localizes exclusively to the cytoplasmic side), giving the protein MSGFNTGRTPCRYFQQGRCNKGNSCKFAHVYSNGSGASGQGTGQSMSEAELLKSFINPSSLPKIARTINNDMKDAETFQLKPMASAYSYGSPCAVNLISGRDYSPEESRLDYYNAQRQGIMPQYMTQVSARESDMQECMNFTKAHTDWAARYLQVNTKQLTETGRRSIENEFINFPLDLTGTRSKSGSFGANPFTSPPSLNGGDSGAFGQPSFGGNTGNSSNSAFGTPSFGSSAFGGANTTTANNNTNAGSGGVFGQPAFGNTSNLGSSFGTSSVGSNPFTSNSGGSAFGKPAFGSAPGSSESAFGKPAFGSTTTPPASGGSAFGKPSFGSSAFGQSAFGANAQQQQQQQQPQQQPPSTAGSVFGQPPFGSNAAGAAPATGSSVFGQPSAGSQANATSAFGKPMFGSTPGQSNSTGASAFGQPNFKPSPFGASNNATQNASPFGTSAFTQNQSPFSNNTNTTNTTSTTSTAPFGSAPTSSSSPFSSLQQNQNQAKPEPISQTTFGSQTQPSSSPFGNAQQPSVAPFGSSTGPKSSPFSNVANPSISQPTAPKFTQGLPTEEDNVPANELDQKTLQQFQMDHFNLGEVPDIPPPLELIA; this is encoded by the coding sequence ATGTCTGGCTTTAATACCGGTCGAACTCCTTGTAGATATTTCCAACAGGGTCGTTGTAACAAGGGAAACAGCTGTAAGTTTGCCCATGTGTATTCCAATGGCAGCGGTGCATCAGGTCAAGGAACCGGTCAATCCATGTCAGAAGCTGAACTATTGAAGAGTTTTATTAATCCAAGCTCCCTTCCCAAGATTGCTAGAACCATCAATAATGATATGAAAGATGCAGAGACTTTTCAGTTGAAACCGATGGCATCTGCATACAGTTATGGATCACCATGTGCAGTGAATTTGATAAGTGGCAGAGACTATTCACCTGAGGAATCGAGATTGGACTACTACAATGCTCAACGTCAAGGTATTATGCCGCAGTATATGACTCAAGTAAGTGCTAGAGAATCTGACATGCAAGAATGTATGAATTTTACTAAGGCGCATACAGACTGGGCAGCTAGATATTTACAAGTGAATACTAAGCAATTGACGGAAACTGGTAGAAGAtctattgaaaatgaattcatcaacttcCCACTTGACTTGACAGGTACCAGAAGTAAGAGTGGTTCATTTGGCGCCAATCCCTTCACATCGCCGCCTTCTCTAAACGGCGGTGATAGTGGTGCGTTTGGACAACCATCCTTTGGAGGTAACACTGGAAATAGCTCTAATTCAGCGTTTGGAACCCCTTCGTTTGGATCATCTGCATTTGGAGGTGCCAATACTACCACtgctaataataatacGAATGCGGGAAGTGGTGGGGTATTTGGTCAACCAGCGTTTGGTAATACTAGTAATCTGGGTAGTTCATTTGGAACGTCATCGGTTGGATCAAATCCTTTCACTTCAAATTCCGGTGGTAGTGCGTTTGGTAAGCCTGCATTTGGTAGCGCACCTGGAAGTAGCGAATCAGCCTTTGGCAAACCTGCATTTGGTTCAACTACTACGCCTCCTGCAAGTGGTGGATCGGCTTTTGGTAAGCCCAGTTTTGGTTCCAGTGCATTTGGACAATCGGCCTTTGGTGCCAATGcccaacaacaacaacaacaacaacaacctcAGCAACAACCGCCTTCAACTGCCGGGTCTGTATTTGGTCAACCACCTTTTGGATCAAATGCAGCGGGTGCTGCACCCGCTACTGGCAGCTCTGTATTTGGACAACCATCTGCAGGGTCTCAGGCAAATGCCACTTCAGCATTTGGTAAGCCAATGTTTGGTAGCACACCAGGACAAAGCAACAGTACTGGTGCATCCGCATTTGGCCAGCCGAACTTCAAACCTTCGCCATTTGGCGCTAGTAATAATGCTACACAAAATGCATCGCCCTTTGGAACATCAGCATTTACACAGAACCAATCTCCCTTTTCTAATAATACGAATACTACTAATACTACTAGTACTACTAGTACTGCACCATTTGGATCTGCTCCTACGAGTTCAAGCTCTCCGTTCTCATCTCTTCAGCAGAACCAGAACCAAGCCAAACCAGAGCCAATTTCCCAAACTACATTTGGATCCCAAACCCAACCATCGAGTTCGCCATTTGGAAATGCCCAACAACCATCCGTGGCTCCATTTGGCTCCAGCACAGGGCcaaaatcatcaccattttccaaCGTCGCCAACCCATCGATTTCTCAGCCTACAGCGCCTAAATTCACCCAGGGGCTACCGACAGAGGAAGACAACGTACCGGCCAACGAATTGGACCAAAAGACACTACAACAGTTTCAAATGGACCACTTCAACCTGGGAGAGGTTCCTGATATTCCGCCGCCATTAGAGCTCATCGCATGA